From one Malus sylvestris chromosome 1, drMalSylv7.2, whole genome shotgun sequence genomic stretch:
- the LOC126632811 gene encoding sorbitol dehydrogenase-like, translating into MGKGGKAAEPENMGAWLLGVNNIKIQPFKLPSVGVHDVRVRIKAVGICGSDVHYLKTMKCADFEVKEPMVIGHECAGIVEEIGAEVMHLALGDRVAVEPGISCTRCQQCKGGRYNLCPDMKFFATPPVHGSLANQIVHPADLCFKLPENVSLEEGAMCEPLSVGVHACRRANVGPESTVLIIGAGPIGLVSVLAARAFGSPRIVIVDMDDQRLAMAQSLGANDTVKVSTKMEDLDDEIAQIKTAMKSNVDVSFDCVGFNKTMSTALGATRPGGKVCLVGMGHGTMTVPLTPAAAREVDVVGIFRYKNTWPLCLEFLRSGKIDVKPLITHRFGFNQKEVEEAFETSARGGNAIKVMFIL; encoded by the exons ATGGGTAAGGGAGGCAAAGCTGCTGAGCCAGAAAACATGGGTGCTTGGCTTCTTGGTGTTAACAACATCAAGATCCAACCTTTCAAGCTTCCCAGTGTTG GGGTCCATGATGTTCGAGTTCGGATCAAGGCTGTCGGCATTTGTGGAAGTGATGTTCACTACCTCAAG accATGAAGTGTGCAGATTTTGAAGTTAAAGAGCCAATGGTAATTGGCCATGAGTGTGCTGGGATCGTTGAGGAAATCGGGGCCGAGGTGATGCATCTCGCTCTGGGCGATCGTGTGGCAGTAGAACCTGGAATCAGCTGCACACGGTGCCAGCAGTGCAAAGGTGGAAGGTACAATCTTTGCCCGGACATGAAGTTTTTTGCCACCCCTCCGGTTCATGGTTCCTTGGCAAATCAG ATTGTGCATCCTGCGGATCTGTGCTTTAAGCTCCCGGAGAATGTGAGTTTGGAGGAAGGGGCAATGTGTGAGCCCTTGAGTGTTGGGGTTCATGCTTGCCGGAGAGCCAATGTGGGACCGGAATCAACTGTCCTGATCATCGGAGCCGGCCCCATCGGTCTGGTTTCGGTGCTGGCTGCCCGTGCATTTGGGTCACCCAGAATTGTCATTGTGGATATGGATGACCAGCGTCTAGCCATGGCGCAGTCTCTCGGTGCTAATGACACTGTCAAAGTTTCGACAAAAATGGAGGATTTGGATGATGAAATTGCCCAGATTAAGACAGCCATGAAATCCAACGTGGATGTGAGCTTCGATTGTGTCGGTTTTAACAAAACCATGTCAACAGCTCTTGGTGCCACCCGTCCCGGCGGCAAAGTTTGCCTTGTCGGAATGGGACACGGCACGATGACAGTCCCACTTACTCCGGCTGCTGCCAG GGAGGTTGATGTTGTTGGAATTTTCCGGTACAAGAACACATGGCCTCTTTGCCTCGAGTTTTTGAGAAGTGGGAAGATCGACGTGAAGCCGCTCATTACGCACCGCTTCGGGTTTAACCAAAAGGAGGTGGAAGAAGCATTTGAAACCAGTGCCCGTGGGGGAAATGCCATTAAGGTCATGTTTATTTTGTGA